The sequence cacacttattgatattaaactccatctgtcatctttccgcccactcttctaagcagtccaaatccttctgtagtccctgaaaaccatcttcactgtccacaactccccctatttttgtatcatccgcatatttactaacccaatttactactccatcatccaaatcattatgtccattgcattttgttttcatgcacagcaagatttaaaaaaatatacacaagGAATATATACTTAAAAATAAATGCCCCACATTTCAACTTTTTATAGAAGAATGTGAACACAGTTTTGCCATAAAATATCAGAATACATTGTGTTAGGAATGTAATTTGATAGAAATGTCAACTGGTCTGAATAGAATCTATTCAAGATTACTGTGGGAAACAGTGTAAGACTTTTTCAGTATAATTGATTTCAGGGAAATGGTTAGAAGGTTAGAGAATTGTTCATGTTATATCACAATTCATAAAAGGGGAAAGGAGTAACCCAGAGATCTTCAAGCCAACTACCTTAACACTGGCAACAGGAAAATTATTGGAAACCATTGTCAGGGCAAAATAATTAAAGCTACATCATATTTGATTAGCTTGTCTGAATTCTTTAAGGTATTGGAAAAGGCTGATCTGGATGCTGTGGTAAATAATGCTGTGGTTCAGATAGATGGGATTTTAACTAATTCCTGCAGAGGCTAACATATGCAATTAAGGGGAAGTTTTATGGAGATAGAATCTGTATCAGGAACTGAAAGCAGGGTATGGTGATGAAAGATAAATACTTTACATTCTGGGAGGAATTTGCAACATTGTTTCCAAGATTCAATTTTAGATCTATcacttttcttttgaaaatttcaTTTAAAGTTTTACAGACTTGTATTAACCAAGTCTTATAGGGGAACAATCTTCCCCTTTTACAGATCATTGTATGCCAAGTCCTCCCTTTTACCTTCCCCCCTATCtttccctcgcccccccccccaccatcgttcaccctccctccctttcaaCCCAAGCAAAAAcataaaaatcaattattaaaaataataatgcaaatatataagggaaggaaaggaaaaaaaaagacctaTCTCTCTTAATCATACAAGGAACCTAGATTTAGAAGTAGAAGGTAATGTTGGAAGATGATTCAAAATTTATGAAGATGGGTGTTTACTTCTGGATGATTTAAGATGGTGAACTGGACAGAAACTTTTTGAAGATGCTTAATATGTGAAGTTTGGCAaaggcttttttgagaagtatAACAGGGGAAGACAATGAACTGTTAATGACATAATTTGGAATAATGTGGGCAAAAAGAgatcatgtaaacaaataatgcaCTAGGATGGGTAATTGTAACTTCAAAACCATATGAACTGCTTGGATCTTAATATCTTGACATAGAATATAAAAACCAAGTCTAACATAATATAAGGTTTGTAAATTATCAATTAGATCTCAGCTGGAGCATTGTGGACAATTCAGGGCAGCACACTTCTGGAAAGATATAATACAGTATGAAATGTGAGATTTACTAAGATATTATCAAGGATGAGAGACCAGtcatctagacaaggatgcccattatcgccatttttatttgcattggctagagaaccattggcagaagtgaTAAAAAGAGATAATGAGATTAAGGGTTTTATGATAGAAGAtagagaacataaaattagcttgtTTACGGATGATGTTATATTATATCTTACAGAACCCGAAAtataattgaagaaaataaatgtacgATTGGCAGAATATGGTTTGATATCAAGTTATAAAGTCAATGTAggaaagtgtgaagtgatactTATGAATGGGGACTATACATTAAGTAAGCAGGTGATGAAGTTTAAGTGGCATAAGgaagaaattaaatatttataaattgacataaatttaaataatttatttaaattgaattatctgccattacaaaaaaagatttaaagagatggaaagatttaccaataagtttaataggaagggtaaattgtataaagattaaTATTGTTCCGaggttgcaatatttatttcagtcattacccatTCCTATACCAAAGAAGttctttcaagaattaaataaaagtgCAAGAAAATCTATTTGGCATAATAAAATACCAAggatagttttggaaaaattaactttgAAATTTGATCAGGAAGGATTACAGTTGCcgaatttaaaaaatgattataaaacagctcaattaagatttctatCCTCCTGATATCAAAttggggagaagaaatgtgggtacATATTGAAATGAATATAGGAGAAATTAATCCAGAAcattttttgtataaatggaatgaggaacttttgaaaggagtaccaattttaaaacatttattcatgATATGGTATGGAATTCATATACAAAGAGGAATTAAGAACTACCAAATAGCTAAGACAATGTTAAAGCAGAACCCACTTCTGCCCTTTACTTTAACTAATCCTTTCTTTGATATTTGGCACAATACTGggataaagaggataaaagattgtttcttaggttCTTTTTTCTTGAACATATGAGAGAGAAATACAATATACCAAATAAACTTATTTTTTCAAActatcagcttaaatcatatttaaaaaaataaacaaggcATGAATCAGTGCCCATTTGAGtatttaataatttatacatttattgagaaatttattactaatatgcagACACAATGGAGAAAAAGGAActacttaattaaaaaaaaaggtgaaaaaggtttaaatatacaaattcatgacAAGGTCTGGTCAAGATTGTGCCAGGAGAGTGtcaccaatacaattaatgttagatttcaaatggtacaatataatctttttacaccaattatattacACTCTTATCAATTacatggacttaattcaaattgttctgacagatgtttcagatgtaacaaagaaacaggaaccttattacatgcagtttggttttatgaaaaagtgggaaaattttgggaagacttgcatatattattgggacaaattatgaagatacagataccaaaagatcccagaatattttggCTTGGTGATTTATATGATACTGAcactaaattgaagttagacaaatatcaatgaaaatttttGGGTGCAGCAATAGCGGTGGCACAAAAATGTATGGCAGCAACATGGAAGTCAGATCattttataaggttggatagatggcatacggaaattcaaaattaaataccTTTGGAAAGGATTACTTAAcatttaaggaatcaacctgaaAATTTctatatgatttggaaaccatatatggtttcatcagtaagagtccATCCACATCGTCCATAACAACCACTCCTCCtaattaatatgtacaggatagaataatatgttaggaatatatgaatagtgaatgataaataaattcaggtgttttctttttttctctcttctcattTTCTTTGGGGAgaggagataaaaagaaaaatatatatatattattttgtatcatttttattacattgtattgttacatgatgaagaatttattgatgcaaaggaaaaataaaattttcaaaaaaaaaggatgagagaCCAGTTATCTGGAAATACATACAAAATTTGCtttgtatcagacacagttaagaTGTGACTTTACTCAGACTTTCAAGATGATGCAAGGCTTTTTTAAAGATAAACTATTCTCTTTGCTGGTTAGATGTAAAACCCTTTGCAAAAATATCGAGATAAAGAGACTTAATTCCTTAATTTTAAGTTTTTGAGATCTGGAATGCTTAATCTGAAAAGGTAGTGGAACCTGATTCAGTTAAATCACTttaagggtgaacaaatttaagggTGGGGAACTGCTGGCTTACTTCAAAAAGCATAAGAATGAGACCGAGCATGATTACTATTTCAAAGAGCTAGTGCAGCGagactgtccaaatatctttcttATTTATTGTAAGTATCTTTGATTCTTTGAGGTTGGATTATTTTAGCATCCATAAACAGAACAAAAGCTCACTTTTGAACTTTCTGGCTTCAATTAAATGTTGTTCACGTGTAGAATAAAGAGTGGTGCTGATAATCAGAACACTGACACACCAGCACGTAGACTAACACAGCCATGGCCACACATGTATGTGGTTCTAATTCTAATGCTGTGATCTGAAATGTATTTATTCACTTGAGACTGAAATTAATAATTTGGAGTGATTGCTTTGTCAATGATCTGATGTCAATAGAGCATTATACCAGTACATCAAGGGTAATTTCCACATTTTCTGTGCACAACCTTTCTGAACAGACTGTATACACTTGAGGATCAACCTTACCCTTCAGCTAGTCTCTTTGGCCGTACATCCTATTGGACTCCATAAATCCCAACCACAAAACCTCTGTACACAATAGGTATGTATCAATCACATTAATATACACTGTACCCAAAATACCATGATGTAAGGAGCACTAATCAGTTACACTGATGCAATGTACACCAGTTATTTTACAGAACTGTCGTTCAGGTTTGCCAGGAAGTATGTAACAACAAGGATCAACTGTTTACCCTATGTTCGCTTCTCTCagaaacacacatgcacaaatgATTATACACAAGATTTAtttgtattaaatctcctctgTTTTTTGAATGTTTACGTATCATGGCTCATTAAGAAAACAAATCAGATTTTTGTTCAACTGAAAGAGAAGTAACATTTGAGAACAGAGTGATATTATTCCAAAATTAAAAGACACTGAGAAAGTATCTTAGCATctatatatttaatttttgtaaTATTTATGATCAAATTATGTATGTTCATAATTATTTTCATGAGCTAACAATaataatataaattatttaattctCAGGTGGCATATAATAATTCTTAGCCTTTGCATCAGATTGTCAGTCAATAATTTATTCAGACTGTTTATGAATTGTGTAAATGTGAAAGTGCAGCAATTCAGGTTAGGATAAAGCTTCAGGTGAAAATATAATGCTTTGGAGAACACTGAAATGCTATTACTTAGTAGCTCTATAAATCAGTAAAAAAGTTTCACTCTTGCCTGAATTAAGAACCATGCTTAAGGTGGATATTTCATATCTATTGTTTTTGTTGATTACTTGTGTTGAAATATATCACCCAAGGATTACTTGGATCTCCATGTCAGTACTGATAAAAACATAGGGCAGAGGAATATGTCATTTGGCTCTTTGAATCTGTTGTGCTATTCATCAAAATCATGGTTGATCTTCTATCTTCTACCTCAGTTCCATTTTTCTGCACTATCCTTATGTGCCTTGATtccattgtggaaaaaaaaacttatgaaTGGACTCAGTGACAGCTTTCACAATTTTCTGggataaagaattccaaagattcactaccctctaaATGAAGAAATTTCCCATCACTTCAGACATAACTTTCCTCTCAATTCAGTTCTTAATGGCATACCCTTTATTTTGAGACTGTGACCTCTGGCTTTAGACTCCCCAGCCAAGTATAACTTCCTCCTTGCCCCCactgttttgaacactttaagAATTGTCAATGAAATTGcatcttattcttctgaactctaaaGTCCAGTTTACTctgttggaagggaaggttgaaaaccactgttactgaaatattttgcttgagaaaaattgtcattggcccatttcctttggagttatgaaaccgggcacataacaagtgaattaggtacaattaaaacaatggttttcaaactttttctttccacatacataccaccttaagcaatcccttactaatcacagagcacctatggcaaagggaatacttaaagtagtatgtgagtgaaagaaaaatgttgagaaccactgatttaggtgATCTATGTTAAATTAGACAAATAGGCCATGAAAGAAACCATCCCAGAGAATCTTTGCTGCACTTCCTTTTTGGAAAATATCTCTATTTTTATGCAACaaaaccaaaattgtacacaacacTCTGGGTGTAGCTTAATTCCTTTATTCAAATCCTCTTTCAAGAAAAGCCAGGATATCAactgcctttctaatttctgttCAATTGCTTGTTGGTTTTCAATGGTCTGTGTTTTAGGACACCTAACTCCCTTTGAATTATCATATTGTCCAGCGTCACATGATTAAAAGACTGCTTTTCTGTTTTATGTATCAATGTGAATCATTTTATATTTTTCCACATCATATGCCATCTCCTATCTTCTTGCTGACTCATTCAATGTCTAAATCACGTTATTGAACAAAAgatctaggtcagtggttctcaacctttttctttctactcacataccacttcaagtgatctctatgccatcagtgctctatgattagtaagggtttgcttaaggtggtatgtgagttggaagggaaggttgaaaaccactgttactgaaatattttgcttgagaaaaattgtcattggccaattccctttggagttatgaaaccgggcacataacaAGTGaagtaggtacaattaaaacaatggttttcaaactttttctttccacatacataccaccttaagcaatcccttactaatcacagagcacctatggcaaagggaatacttaaagtagtatgtgagtgaaagaaaaatgttgagaaccactgatttaggtgATCTATGTTAAATTAGTAATAGAGTGAAACAAGCTTGTTGACTTCTTCCACTTTATTGCCAACTTCCAcctcaacctcaaattcacttggtccatctctagcagcaCTCatcctttcctcaatctctctgtctccatccctGGAGACAAACTCTCTATAGACATCtataaacccatcaactcccacagctacctcaactacacctcttcccaccctgtctcctgtaaggattccattccattttctcaattcctctatctctgtcatatctgcacccaggatgaggacttcaatgccagatcatcagagatgccctccttcttcaaacaacatggctttccctctaccaccgtCAACTTGGCATTTGCCCAGAtaacctccattacccacacatctgaccTGGCTCCCTCCACCTtcatgtgcaacaaggacaggactcctcttatcctcacctatcaccccaccagcttaTGCATCCgacacatcctcctctgctatTTTCGCCACCAACTACTtcatcccaccactagacacatattcccctctccgctTTCTGCAGGGACatctccttccatgactcccatgttcacttctccctccccaccaattgtccctatgggacctacccctgtgactgcaggagatgctccatttgtgcccacatctcctccctcagcatCATTCGGGGCCaaaaacagtccttccatgtgaagaaacatttcacttgtgaatttgcaggggtcatctactgcatctggtgctcccattgtggtcttctctacatttgagagaatggatgcagactgggagaacactttgttgagcacctcaactcTGTCTGACTCAATAatttggatctcccagtggccactcattttaattctccatcccattccttgctgacatgtctgaccatggtctcatgcaatgcCAGACTATGACCACCTGTAaatcatcttccgactgggcaccctccaactggatggttttAATATTGATTTCTCCGGCTTTCATTAAACGCCCCTCCTCCTTTCTTCTCCCATCGCCTTTACCTTTCTCTGACTCtccattctgtctcctttcacacaaacttgataaattcttacctcatcccttatcatatccaattaacaccttttgttggtctggattcctctcccagccAGCATTTTCTGAATTCTGAGACGTACTGAGATTTCCAGCTTCTGGCTTAGAAGGGCTCACGTCTGAAATGcagacaatatatctttgtctcctatagatgttgaaaagactgggtgagttcctccagcatttaggtgtgtttttactaaattAATAAGATACAGGTCAGACAGCTCTCTATTAAGTTAAACATTTTTAATCACAATCTGATGGTGGTGACCCTGCGTTGGTCTGCAAAGAGATTTGACACTTGAATGCAGGACTCTGCTTTAAGCATGAGATTGGCAAAGACTGAATCTATATCGTTGAGGACTAAAGCAACAACTGTCAAAACAGATGAAGCTTGAAACAAATCATCCAAAATAAAAGTATCAGGCTTGTTGTGTTCACTAAGGAAATAAAATTGGGGAATATCTTGTTGAGATTGATCCAatgcttttcttctttcttctttttataAAAAATTCTGATCTTGAAGAGgggaaatgttaaaattaaactgcaCCTCAAACAAAACATGGCACGGATAGATTGAATTGCTAGGATTTGCATTCATTTTCATGTGAAATGGATAAATAGTTGCAAACGTGAAAATGCACGCAGATGGATAATGTGTGTCTATTTGGCTATTATTTTGGTGACAGATATCATTAAGGTAACTCCCAGATATTCCTCCTACTCGATCCTTTCCATTTTGAAGTATCAAATGGTGAGAATATTTAAGATTCCAATATTTCTCGACCTAGATAATATTAGTCAGCGAGCCCATCAGCGTTTGTGTGCGTTTCAGCATCCTTTACATCAACTGAAATTTGTAAAATGCAtggaaaattaaattttcaatcaTGATGGACTACAACATCATTTTGTTGTTCTTGGAAATCCACAATCTCATTCCCATGCTTCTCTTGCTATCAATTGTAAGTGCATTGTAAACTTTAATCTCTCATTCCATGTTTCCATCTGTTTGTGGTTTGTGAACATCTGAAATAATTCAGTTGAAGTGAGCTGTTGTTGTACTCCCTGTTTCCCCAGCTATTTTACTCTTCACTCCATAGAAGCAGAAAAAGGCTTTAGCTTGCACCAGCGTCTGAAGAGcacatccagatttcaaagtTCACCAAagcttttttttcatttgttGTTGCAGCTTTATGTGAACCTTTCATCACATAACCACCTTTAAGCCTGTTTTATGTGAAATGTTTCAGACCAATATTTCTATTATTGATTATGGACAGTATCAAAAAGCAGTGGAGTGCAAAGGAGCAATTTATTTTGGAAAGTGATAGCATTTGTTTTGTCAGGAAGAGAATATGAATATCATAAAATCTCAATTTTTCACAATAAGAAGTTTTTTGAATTAGACGCAGATCATATATTTGTTAATAAACAAAGCCTATTGATCgacaaacattttgaaaatgatCACGACAAAGAAAATGTGCAAATAGATATGATATTGCTCACTAGCCAACATTGTGTGTTTGTCCCACAGTGCAATGGCCAGCTACTCTTCCACCTGTTCAACCACTAGCCCGACTCAAGGAATGAACATGGCCAACAGTATTGCAAACCTTCGCCTCAAGGCCAAAGAGTACAGCTTACAAAGAAATCAGGTGCCCACCGTGAACTGAGTGCCCCTCAAGGACTATAGCAACCACAGGTCCGTACAATCTCTGCAAACAGACATAATCAGAAACAGGTCTAAAGGAAGGGACAAGAATGAAAACTACATATTCAACATAATCTCCATGCAACAGCTAATTAAGCACTTTGATGTGCAGAAATACTTGACCTGTTTAGAGCCAGAATTGCTGATGCATTTCATCCCTGTGGATTTTTAAGTAAAGGCAAGAGTAAGTATATATTCCAGTTTTGTCAAATAAATGTTTTTCTGCCCAGATTTAATATACTGGGGAACAATTTTTCAAACTTTGGCTAGACCAATTACAAGTTATTTTGGTGTATGTTTTCAGGGACTTGTATTGGGTCTCCAACTGAGTGTTGTATTAAAGTTATATTGTATTGTTTCTATACAGATTTTACATTTTGTATCCACAACAAAGTTATTGTTAGCAATGCATTTTTTTCTATAGAGAAGCTTTGTAaggctatttttttttgttgaccaAACATTTTCTGTCAAGATAAGGCAAATATGATTTcctattctctccatgtctgtaacAACCTTTACTGATTCTAAAATGAAACATGGTTCTTTTGTGCACAATAAATAAGCACTCAAAGACGTGGGTTTATATCTGACAAGAAGTACATcaataaattattttgaaaatattgtTGGTGCCAAATGGGTCTTATTCAAAATTAATTTGGTAATTTGGTGGTTAGGCGGGGCATGTGATTGAAAGATTGGTTGCTGACTTAGACCAGAGGTtctgcttcccaaatgaaatTGCGGAAACCAACCTCAGACTAGACCTTCTGCTGTTGTCAGCATTACTCCATCTTGTTTATATCATTGAGCTTACAGTGCCCTGGGAGGAGGCCTATGAGCGCAAGAAACTGAGGTGCAGTGAACTTGCAGCTGACATGCAGCAATGTGGCTGGAACACAAGTATCCGACCAGTTGAAGTAGGCTGCAGAGGATTTGTAGCTACATCGACAACAAGGCTTCTCCAGGAGTTGGGGAGTGTGGGGAAAGATACATCGACAAGCAatcaaagatctctccagagctgctgaaaagggtcatcagtggctctggatgaggaAAAAGGATTCAACATGCGTCCCCAAATGAGTGAATGGCATCCAGTGGGTGAGCCTGGGACACCTGGATTCACTGCTGAACTCTCCAGAGCTGTCGTGGGTCTATCagcgaaacactgaggaaggagtgcacccacttgataacccagaagatgccaccactcacttggctaccccacagagtctaggcagcaagtctcaggagtgtaataagggatattaacatctagtcctacagAACATAATGCTCTATGCACAGAAGTCATGCAGCAAGGACCAATAGGTATTAATGCCTATGATGCTCATTTAATTGTGAGGCATGCATATTCTGCTCTAAAATTATTTGCTATGTTAACTGGCTCATCGTATTGTTTCTATTTCAGTTGTGAATGTTACAGGATGAATGCACAAAAATGAACAGGATTCCTACcattccatattcctctccaGGCACTTTCCTCAATCATCCACATCTTAAACTCTTCCAGTTCTCTTTACAGATGGTGTTAGTTGATATCAATGTTCCTGTcatggttctttggcttggcttcgcggacgaagatttatggagggggtaaaaaaagtccacgtcagctgcaggctcgtttgtggctgacaagtccgatgcgggacaggcagacacgattgcagcggttgcaagggaaaattggttggttggggttgggtgttgggtttttcctcctttgccttttgtcagtgaggtgggctctgcggtcttcttcaaaggaggttgctgcccgccaaactgtgaggcgccaagatgcacggtttgaggcgttatcagcccactggcggtggtcaatgtggcaggcaccaagagatttctttaggcagtccttgtaccttttctttggtgcacctctgtcacggtggccagtggagagctcgccatataatacgatcttgggaaggcgatggtcctccattctggagacgtgacccatccagcgcagctggatcttcagcagcgtggactcgatgctgtcgacctctgccatctcgagtacttcgacgttaggggtgtaagcgctccaatggatgttgaggatggagcggagacaacgctggtggaagcgttctaggagccgtaggtggtgccggtagaggacccatgattcggagccgaacaggagtgtgggtatgacaacggctctgtatacgcttattacTAATGGATGAATTATACAATGGTTGAAATAGTCTAGAAAATGTTGATGAGTAACTCAAGAATatgcaatcagataataaatagAACAAAATTTAGGTGTTGTGGCATGGAATTTGAGAATAGGTATATGAATTTTATGAACATTATCCTATGGGACATAGAAAAAAACAAAATAGGCATGGTTTCCCTTCTGTTGCAAAATCACCAAATTACAGAAGGTCTTGAAACTCATCAAGTCAGTAATAGTTCTATGTAAGAATGATCCAGTTAGTCATTCATTCTGTTAATTTTATTTATCAATCAGATTTATCTTTTATTGTCATCATCTACATCTCTATAATTCATTTATCCAGATCATTTCCGGTCATGGTTCTTATTTATAAATCTGGTTATGTTTGCGTCTCAGTCTTTAATTTCATATATATCCATCACCATTTAGATAATTACATGCCATTCTATCATTTACTTGATTTCATCCCCATTTGTATATTTTTGAATACATCAATCAATTTCGTATTAGAGCACTGAATATTTGCTTGTTTATCATGTGCCTCATTTACTACATCAACGAATAATGTGCATGCTTAGATTAGTTTTAGTTTAGTTTTaagtttaattcaattaaaaaggCAACACAAAAACCCTTTAATTTCATAAAAAAACATAATTCTAACAGTTTTGTGATTGGGTTCTGATAACCCTACTGTTGCTGAACTTAATAGTATTCCATTATCAGTAGTTCCAGCAATGAAAATAATAATTAACTTTTTGCAGAGTTTTGTAAAATGGatcatacagtgccctccataatgtttgaggtaaagatacttttttcctttatttgcccctttgctccacagttttaaatttggaatcaaataatttacctgattaaagtgcacattccagattttattcaaggttatttgtatacattttcatttgaccatgtataaattacagcactttttatacatagtcccctcattttagggcaccataatatttgggacatagcaatggtatgtagaTTAGTcaggtttagtactttgttgcatatcccttgtctGCAATGACTGCTCGAAATCTGTGAATCACAGTCATCACAGGGTGCTGAGAATCTTCTCTGGAGAGGCTCTGCCAGGTCTCAGCAGCTATCTTCAGCTCTTGTTTGTTCGTGAGCTTGTTTCCTTaacttttctcttcagcatatggaaggcatgctcaattggatttagattgggtgactgatttggccattcaagaattttccagttttttgcTTTGAAAAAgtttgttgctttagcagcatgtttgggatcattgtcctgCTGTAGAATGAAGCatcgtccaatgagtttggaggtgtTTGCTTGAACTTTAGCAGATAAGGTTTCTATATACTCAGAAATCATTttactactgccatcagcagttacatcatcaatgaagataagtgcactaatacctgtggcagccaaacatgtgcaggccattacatccccACCATCATTTTTCATAAATAAAgtagtatgctttggatcttgggcagttcctttacgcctccacgctttgctcttgccatcactctgatacaggttaattttggtctcatctgtGCACAAGACCttattccagaattctgcagactcttttaaataattcttggcaaactgtaatctggccatcatgTTTCTGGGACTAACTAGTGGATTGCATTTTGGAGTATAGC comes from Narcine bancroftii isolate sNarBan1 chromosome 5, sNarBan1.hap1, whole genome shotgun sequence and encodes:
- the LOC138765315 gene encoding transposable element Tc1 transposase; translation: MKNHQMPVQQIRNSLQEAGVDVSMTSVHRKLNEQKYRRYTPKCNPLVSPRNMMARLQFAKNYLKESAEFWNKVLCTDETKINLYQSDGKSKAWRRKGTAQDPKHTTLFMKNDGGDVMACTCLAATGISALIFIDDVTADGSSKMISEYIETLSAKVQANTSKLIGRCFILQQDNDPKHAAKATNFFKAKNWKILEWPNQSPNLNPIEHAFHMLKRKVKETSSRTNKS